One Tomitella gaofuii DNA segment encodes these proteins:
- a CDS encoding alcohol dehydrogenase catalytic domain-containing protein yields the protein MRALQITGPGRLELREVPVPAPGAGQLLVRVAAAGVCHSDLHVLHADRQRPAPMTLGHEIAGTVAAAGDAESPIPVGTAGVVYLCWSCGACRECTAGRQNLCLAAGRSAMPPCPGLMGHDGGMAEYVVVPTTAFVPTDIAPAQAAPLADAALTSYHAIDGARAHLRPGGTAVVIGVGGLGHIAVQILRAVSPVRVIAVDLARDKLDAAARLGADVALAADDAAAETILRLTGGRGAEAVFDFVGVDATAQLAVRAVAPGGAYRMVGLGGGVPGIAADGALGDGWPWGASVTKAYAGTRNDLVESLALAAAGAIRAEIETFPLAEGPSVFARLERGAILGRAVLIP from the coding sequence ATGCGCGCCCTGCAGATCACCGGGCCGGGCAGGCTCGAGCTGCGCGAGGTCCCGGTGCCCGCACCGGGCGCGGGCCAGCTGCTGGTGCGGGTGGCGGCGGCCGGGGTCTGCCACTCGGATCTGCACGTGCTGCACGCGGACCGGCAGCGCCCGGCGCCGATGACCCTCGGGCACGAGATCGCAGGCACCGTCGCCGCGGCCGGGGACGCCGAGTCCCCGATCCCCGTCGGCACGGCGGGAGTCGTCTACCTGTGCTGGTCGTGCGGAGCCTGCCGCGAATGCACCGCCGGCCGGCAGAACCTGTGCCTGGCCGCCGGGCGCTCCGCCATGCCGCCGTGCCCGGGTCTGATGGGCCACGACGGCGGCATGGCCGAGTACGTCGTGGTGCCGACGACGGCGTTCGTGCCCACCGACATCGCACCGGCGCAGGCCGCGCCGCTGGCCGATGCGGCGTTGACGAGCTACCACGCCATCGACGGTGCACGCGCGCACCTGCGCCCCGGCGGCACCGCGGTGGTGATCGGCGTCGGCGGCCTCGGCCACATCGCGGTGCAGATCCTGCGCGCCGTCAGCCCGGTGCGCGTGATCGCCGTCGACCTGGCCCGGGACAAGCTCGACGCCGCCGCGCGACTGGGCGCGGACGTCGCCCTCGCCGCCGACGACGCCGCTGCGGAGACGATCCTGCGGCTCACCGGGGGCCGCGGGGCGGAGGCGGTGTTCGACTTCGTCGGCGTGGACGCGACCGCGCAGCTGGCGGTCCGCGCGGTGGCGCCCGGCGGCGCCTACCGGATGGTGGGCCTCGGCGGCGGGGTCCCGGGCATCGCCGCCGACGGCGCGCTCGGCGACGGCTGGCCCTGGGGCGCCAGCGTCACGAAGGCCTACGCCGGCACCCGCAACGACCTCGTCGAATCGCTGGCGCTGGCCGCGGCGGGCGCGATCCGCGCGGAGATCGAGACGTTCCCGCTCGCGGAGGGGCCGTCGGTGTTCGCGCGGCTGGAACGCGGCGCGATCCTGGGCCGGGCGGTACTGATTCCGTGA
- a CDS encoding serine hydrolase domain-containing protein, with product MSGPARTSVEAGAGALEGTCAPGFEGVRELLGRNLATGAELGASLCVMRGEEVVVDLWGGTADAATGRPWTRDTVVNTYSLTKTVTALCALLLVDRGLLAPDAPVSDYWPEFAAAGKGPDGPQTVLVRHILGHTSGLSGWDRAMAVDDLYDGPAAAALLAGQKPWWTPDDGSGYHAMSFGTLVGELVRRITGRTLGAFLADELAEPLGADYWIGAPRALLDAPERVASMVPPPPSGFDYASLPADSVLRRTLTNPAFAPALTTDPAFLAAELGAANGQGNARSVALLQSVIACGGTVSGRRFLAPATIDRIFEVQADGVDRVLGVPVRFGLGWGLPTPSMPGVRPGRVCWWTGFGGSVVTADVDRGISVAYVMNKMGPGLIGAPRPNAYLDAIYEAL from the coding sequence GTGAGCGGGCCCGCGCGCACCTCAGTGGAGGCGGGGGCCGGGGCGCTGGAGGGCACGTGCGCGCCGGGGTTCGAGGGCGTACGCGAGCTGCTGGGCCGCAACCTGGCGACGGGCGCGGAGCTGGGGGCCTCGCTGTGCGTGATGCGCGGCGAGGAGGTGGTCGTCGACCTGTGGGGCGGCACCGCCGACGCCGCGACCGGCCGCCCGTGGACGCGCGACACCGTCGTCAACACCTACTCGCTGACGAAGACCGTGACGGCGCTGTGCGCGCTGCTGCTGGTCGACCGCGGCCTGCTCGCCCCGGACGCGCCGGTGTCCGACTACTGGCCGGAGTTCGCCGCGGCCGGCAAGGGCCCGGACGGGCCGCAGACCGTGCTGGTCCGCCACATCCTGGGGCACACCAGCGGCCTGTCCGGCTGGGACCGGGCGATGGCGGTGGACGACCTCTACGACGGCCCGGCCGCCGCGGCGCTGCTGGCGGGCCAGAAGCCGTGGTGGACGCCGGACGACGGGTCCGGCTACCACGCGATGTCGTTCGGCACGCTGGTCGGCGAGTTGGTGCGGCGCATCACCGGACGGACGCTGGGTGCATTCCTCGCCGACGAACTGGCGGAGCCGTTGGGCGCCGACTACTGGATCGGCGCTCCCCGTGCGCTCCTCGACGCCCCCGAGCGCGTCGCGTCGATGGTGCCGCCCCCGCCCAGCGGATTCGACTACGCCTCCCTTCCTGCGGACAGCGTCCTGCGGCGCACCCTCACCAATCCCGCGTTCGCGCCGGCGCTCACCACCGACCCCGCCTTCCTGGCCGCCGAGCTCGGCGCCGCCAACGGCCAGGGCAATGCGCGCTCGGTCGCACTGCTGCAATCGGTCATCGCCTGCGGCGGGACGGTGAGCGGACGCCGGTTCCTCGCGCCCGCGACCATCGACCGGATCTTCGAGGTCCAGGCCGACGGGGTCGACCGCGTCCTGGGCGTCCCCGTGCGCTTCGGTCTGGGCTGGGGACTGCCGACCCCGTCGATGCCCGGCGTGCGCCCGGGGCGGGTGTGCTGGTGGACCGGATTCGGCGGTTCGGTGGTCACCGCCGATGTCGACCGCGGCATCAGCGTCGCGTACGTGATGAACAAGATGGGCCCCGGCCTCATCGGGGCGCCACGGCCCAACGCCTACCTCGACGCCATCTACGAGGCGCTGTGA
- a CDS encoding flavin-containing monooxygenase has translation MTTDFRPAFPGNAASDRTVCIIGAGCSGFTTAKRLKDYGIAYDCFEMSDDVGGNWYYNNPNGKSACYQSLHIDTSTTRLEFEEFPADPDWPDFPHHSLMHQYFRDYVDHFGLRETITFNTSVEHAARRPGGGWDVRLSTGETRTYDALVVANGHHWNPRFPDYPGTFDGTIIHSHDYRSPFEPVDMHGKRVVVVGMGNSGLDVASELSNRTVAEHVWVSARRGVWVLSKYRGGKPADKMMMPPWMPKKLGLKISRRAIRKIVGNMEDYGLPAPDHEPLAAHPSVSIDFLEKSGSGDLTCVPAIERLDGDAVVLTDGRRIEADVIVCATGYQMTFPFFDTPDLQPDSEHRYPLFKRIMKPGVDDLYYAGLAQSSPTIVNLAEQQSKFIAKHLKGMYKAPSEQRMRELIVHDENKHLAQYYNAPRHTIQIDFARYARDLHAEIEAGEQRASALAGAR, from the coding sequence GTGACGACGGACTTCCGGCCGGCATTCCCCGGCAACGCCGCATCGGATCGCACGGTGTGCATCATCGGGGCAGGGTGCTCCGGGTTCACCACGGCCAAGCGGCTCAAGGATTACGGCATCGCCTACGACTGCTTCGAGATGTCCGACGACGTGGGTGGCAACTGGTATTACAACAACCCCAACGGCAAGTCGGCCTGTTACCAGTCCCTGCACATCGACACCTCCACCACGCGGCTGGAGTTCGAGGAGTTCCCCGCCGATCCGGACTGGCCCGACTTCCCGCACCACTCGCTCATGCACCAGTACTTCCGCGACTACGTCGACCACTTCGGCCTGCGCGAAACCATCACGTTCAACACGTCCGTCGAGCACGCGGCGCGGCGCCCGGGCGGAGGCTGGGATGTCCGGCTGAGCACGGGCGAGACGCGCACGTACGACGCGCTCGTGGTCGCCAACGGCCACCACTGGAATCCCCGCTTCCCCGACTATCCCGGCACCTTCGACGGCACCATCATCCACAGCCACGACTACCGCAGCCCGTTCGAACCGGTGGACATGCACGGCAAGCGCGTCGTCGTGGTGGGCATGGGCAATTCGGGGCTGGATGTGGCCTCCGAGCTGTCCAACCGCACCGTCGCCGAGCACGTGTGGGTGTCCGCGCGACGGGGCGTCTGGGTGCTGTCGAAGTACCGCGGCGGCAAGCCGGCCGACAAGATGATGATGCCGCCCTGGATGCCGAAGAAGCTGGGGCTCAAGATCTCCCGGCGGGCCATCCGCAAGATCGTCGGCAACATGGAGGACTACGGCCTGCCCGCCCCCGACCACGAGCCCCTCGCCGCGCACCCCTCGGTGAGCATCGATTTCCTCGAGAAGTCCGGCTCCGGCGACCTCACCTGCGTGCCCGCCATCGAACGTCTCGACGGCGATGCGGTGGTGCTCACCGACGGACGGCGCATCGAGGCCGACGTCATCGTCTGCGCCACCGGCTATCAGATGACCTTCCCGTTCTTCGACACCCCGGACCTGCAGCCCGACTCCGAACACCGGTATCCGCTGTTCAAGCGCATCATGAAGCCGGGCGTGGACGACCTCTACTACGCGGGCCTGGCGCAATCGTCGCCCACCATCGTCAACCTGGCCGAGCAGCAGAGCAAGTTCATCGCCAAGCACCTCAAGGGCATGTACAAGGCCCCGTCGGAGCAGCGGATGCGGGAGCTCATCGTCCACGACGAGAACAAGCACCTGGCGCAGTACTACAACGCGCCGCGGCACACGATCCAGATCGACTTCGCCCGGTACGCGCGCGACCTGCACGCCGAGATCGAGGCGGGCGAGCAGCGGGCCAGTGCGCTGGCGGGGGCCCGGTGA
- a CDS encoding TetR/AcrR family transcriptional regulator, with protein MTEQARSVDIHGNGGRPRTLRDEQKARTRTALLTAARRLFVARGYATVTVDDITREVGCSRATFYLHFAGKMDVLARISAETMQQRAAGVYRDLDAVLETGSRAEFAAWVVRALDWFDRNREILPTWDEALAAEPEFQAVGRRSIVELTAAMPQYLARWPEDRRDEARFRVELLVTQLERYFTRSAVQGTIEFTGDAAAEILADIWFPALQAPG; from the coding sequence GTGACGGAGCAGGCCCGATCCGTCGATATCCACGGGAATGGCGGCAGGCCGCGCACCCTGCGTGATGAGCAGAAGGCGCGCACGCGCACGGCGCTGCTCACCGCGGCGCGGCGGCTGTTCGTGGCGCGCGGCTACGCCACCGTCACCGTGGACGACATCACCCGCGAAGTCGGGTGCAGCCGGGCCACGTTCTACCTGCACTTCGCCGGCAAAATGGACGTGCTCGCCCGGATCAGTGCGGAGACGATGCAGCAGCGCGCCGCCGGCGTCTACCGAGACCTCGACGCCGTCCTCGAAACCGGCTCGCGCGCGGAGTTCGCGGCGTGGGTGGTGCGGGCGCTCGACTGGTTCGACCGCAACCGCGAGATCCTGCCCACCTGGGACGAGGCGTTGGCCGCGGAGCCGGAGTTCCAGGCCGTCGGCCGCCGCTCCATCGTGGAGCTCACCGCCGCCATGCCGCAGTACCTCGCCCGGTGGCCGGAGGACAGGCGGGACGAGGCGCGGTTCCGGGTGGAACTGCTGGTGACTCAGCTCGAGCGGTACTTCACCCGCTCGGCCGTGCAGGGGACCATCGAGTTCACAGGGGACGCCGCCGCGGAGATCCTCGCCGACATCTGGTTCCCCGCGCTGCAGGCCCCCGGCTGA
- the coaA gene encoding type I pantothenate kinase, whose amino-acid sequence MSRMTEPSPYIEFDRRSWRALRMSTPQVLTEDDLYKLRGLGEQIDLKEVAEVYLPLSRLIHLQVAARQRLFAATATFLGEKHPERQVPFIIGVAGSVAVGKSTTARVLQALLARWDTHPRVDLVTTDGFLHSTRELVRRGIMHRKGFPESYDRRALLRFVTEVKSGAREVSAPVYSHISYDIVPGEKQVVRQPDILILEGLNVLQTGPRLMVSDLFDFSIYVDARIENIENWYVKRFLALRGTAFADPEAHFHHYSQLSDEHATIAAQEIWHTTNRPNLVENILPTRPRATLVLRKDADHSINRVRLRKL is encoded by the coding sequence GTGTCGCGGATGACCGAGCCCAGCCCGTACATCGAGTTCGACCGTCGCAGCTGGCGGGCACTGCGCATGTCGACGCCCCAGGTGCTCACCGAGGACGACCTGTACAAGCTGCGCGGTCTGGGCGAGCAGATCGACCTCAAGGAGGTCGCGGAGGTCTATCTGCCGCTGTCGCGTCTGATCCACCTGCAGGTGGCGGCCCGTCAGCGGCTGTTCGCCGCCACCGCCACGTTCCTCGGCGAGAAGCACCCGGAGCGCCAGGTGCCGTTCATCATCGGCGTCGCCGGCAGCGTCGCCGTCGGCAAGTCCACCACCGCCCGCGTGCTGCAGGCGCTGCTCGCGCGCTGGGACACTCATCCTCGCGTGGACCTGGTGACCACCGACGGGTTCCTGCACTCGACGAGGGAACTGGTGCGGCGGGGCATCATGCACCGCAAGGGCTTTCCGGAGAGCTACGACCGGCGGGCGCTGCTGCGGTTCGTCACCGAGGTCAAATCGGGGGCGCGCGAAGTGTCGGCGCCGGTGTACTCGCACATCTCCTACGACATCGTGCCCGGCGAAAAGCAGGTGGTGCGGCAGCCGGACATCCTCATCCTCGAGGGCCTCAACGTGCTCCAGACCGGCCCGCGCCTGATGGTCTCCGACCTGTTCGACTTCTCGATCTACGTGGACGCGCGCATCGAGAACATCGAGAACTGGTACGTCAAGCGCTTCCTGGCTTTGCGCGGCACCGCCTTCGCCGACCCCGAGGCGCACTTCCACCACTATTCGCAGCTGTCCGACGAGCACGCGACGATCGCGGCCCAGGAAATCTGGCACACCACCAACCGGCCGAACCTGGTGGAGAACATCCTCCCCACCCGCCCGCGCGCGACGCTGGTGCTGCGCAAGGACGCCGACCATTCGATCAACCGGGTGCGCCTGCGCAAGCTCTGA
- a CDS encoding DUF885 domain-containing protein, whose translation MDTFDLIRRYQLLGLRFDRIEEGFVDAFTGDPALRAAVDDEPAPHPAELARSAAALRAEVLAATDLAQRRRDFIAAHLRALECSARKFAGERIGFVDEVEAYFDVRIGLGDPDRYREAHRTLDEVLDGEGSVEQRLQAFRAADEIPPERLTECVHAFSSALRDKVRTIYPLPEQETVDYQVVTDKPWSGFNYYLGGFTSTVAINADLKQRMANLPHLIAHEAYPGHHTEHCRKESGLVAAGEDEQTLFLVNTPQCLMAEGLADLALQAVVGPGWGAWAREIFADLGLRFAGEQAERIADASAQLIGVRQDAALMLHDRGRSEDDVAAFLQRWTLVTPDRARQQLRFLTSPLWRAYISTYVEGYRLLGAWLADRPEWVDGTERFGRLLDEPLLPSHLRAELAAV comes from the coding sequence GTGGACACCTTCGACCTGATCCGCCGATATCAACTGCTGGGCCTGCGCTTCGACCGCATCGAAGAGGGCTTCGTCGACGCCTTCACCGGCGACCCCGCGCTGCGGGCCGCTGTGGACGACGAGCCGGCGCCGCACCCCGCCGAGCTGGCACGCTCCGCGGCGGCGCTGCGCGCCGAGGTGCTCGCGGCCACCGACCTGGCGCAACGCCGGCGCGATTTCATCGCCGCGCACCTGCGGGCGCTCGAATGCTCGGCGCGCAAGTTCGCCGGCGAACGGATCGGGTTCGTCGACGAGGTCGAGGCCTACTTCGACGTCCGCATCGGGCTGGGGGACCCGGACCGCTACCGCGAGGCGCACCGGACGCTCGACGAGGTGCTCGACGGCGAGGGCAGCGTCGAGCAGCGGCTGCAGGCGTTCCGCGCGGCCGACGAGATCCCGCCGGAACGGCTCACAGAATGCGTCCACGCGTTCTCCTCGGCGCTGCGCGACAAGGTGCGCACGATCTACCCGCTTCCCGAGCAGGAGACGGTGGACTATCAGGTCGTCACCGACAAGCCCTGGTCCGGGTTCAACTACTACCTGGGCGGATTCACGTCCACGGTGGCCATCAACGCCGACCTGAAACAGCGCATGGCCAACCTGCCGCACCTCATCGCCCACGAGGCCTACCCCGGCCACCACACCGAGCACTGCCGCAAGGAGTCCGGGCTGGTCGCGGCGGGGGAGGACGAGCAGACGCTGTTCCTGGTCAACACGCCGCAGTGCCTCATGGCCGAGGGGCTCGCGGACCTGGCGCTGCAGGCCGTCGTCGGGCCCGGCTGGGGCGCCTGGGCCCGGGAGATCTTCGCCGACCTGGGGTTGCGCTTCGCCGGTGAACAGGCCGAGCGCATCGCCGACGCCTCGGCACAGCTCATCGGAGTACGTCAGGACGCGGCGCTGATGCTGCACGACCGCGGCCGGTCCGAGGACGATGTCGCCGCCTTCCTGCAGCGGTGGACCCTGGTGACGCCCGACCGGGCCCGCCAGCAGCTCCGTTTTCTCACCTCGCCGCTGTGGCGCGCCTACATCAGCACCTATGTGGAGGGCTACCGTCTGCTCGGCGCGTGGCTGGCGGATCGCCCCGAGTGGGTCGACGGCACCGAGCGGTTCGGCCGCCTGCTGGACGAGCCGCTGCTGCCCTCGCACCTGCGCGCCGAGCTCGCCGCCGTGTGA
- the glyA gene encoding serine hydroxymethyltransferase: MTTAASSSASPATAASMTAPLAELDPEVAQAMGGELARQRDTLEMIASENFVPRAVLQAQGSVLTNKYAEGYPGRRYYGGCENVDIVENLARERAKALFDAEFANVQPHAGAQANAAVLMALMNPGEKLLGMNLAHGGHLTHGMKLNFSGKLYQVAAYGVDETTHRVDMDQVRKVALEERPQVIVAGWSAYPRQLDFAAFREIADEVGAKLWVDMAHFAGLVATGLHPSPVPHADVVSSTVHKTLGGPRSGLILAKKDWAKKLNSAVFPGQQGGPLMHAIAAKAVALKIAASEEFAERQQRVLAGSKILAERLSAADVAGNGISVLTGGTDVHLVLVDLRNSELDGQQGEDLLHEVGITVNRNAVPFDPRPPMNPSGLRIGTPALASRGFDEAAFTEVADIIGTALAAGKGADVAALRARVSKLAQDYPLYEGLEDWKIV; the protein is encoded by the coding sequence ATGACGACTGCTGCGTCCAGCTCAGCCTCGCCCGCCACCGCCGCGAGCATGACAGCCCCGCTCGCCGAGCTCGACCCCGAGGTGGCGCAGGCGATGGGCGGTGAGCTGGCCCGCCAGCGCGACACGCTCGAGATGATCGCCTCGGAGAATTTCGTGCCCCGCGCGGTGCTGCAGGCACAAGGCTCCGTGCTCACCAACAAGTACGCCGAGGGCTACCCGGGGCGCCGGTACTACGGCGGCTGCGAGAACGTCGACATCGTCGAGAACCTCGCGCGCGAGCGGGCCAAGGCGCTGTTCGACGCCGAGTTCGCCAACGTGCAGCCGCACGCCGGGGCGCAGGCCAACGCGGCCGTGCTCATGGCGCTGATGAACCCGGGCGAGAAGCTGCTGGGCATGAACCTGGCCCACGGCGGCCACCTCACCCACGGGATGAAGCTCAACTTCTCCGGCAAGCTCTACCAGGTCGCCGCCTACGGGGTGGACGAGACGACGCACCGCGTGGACATGGACCAGGTGCGCAAGGTCGCGCTCGAGGAGCGCCCGCAGGTCATCGTCGCCGGCTGGTCGGCGTACCCGCGCCAGCTCGACTTCGCCGCGTTCCGCGAGATCGCCGACGAAGTGGGCGCCAAGCTGTGGGTGGACATGGCGCACTTCGCGGGCCTGGTCGCCACCGGCCTGCACCCGTCGCCGGTCCCGCACGCCGACGTCGTCTCCAGCACCGTCCACAAGACGCTCGGCGGGCCGCGCTCCGGGCTCATCCTGGCCAAGAAGGACTGGGCCAAGAAGCTCAACTCGGCCGTGTTCCCCGGACAGCAGGGCGGGCCGCTCATGCACGCGATCGCCGCCAAGGCTGTCGCCCTCAAGATCGCCGCCTCCGAAGAGTTCGCCGAGCGCCAGCAGCGGGTCCTCGCCGGCTCGAAGATCCTCGCCGAGCGCCTGAGCGCCGCCGACGTGGCCGGCAACGGGATCTCGGTGCTCACCGGCGGCACCGACGTGCACCTGGTGCTCGTGGATCTGCGCAACTCCGAGCTCGACGGTCAGCAGGGCGAAGACCTGCTGCACGAGGTCGGCATCACCGTCAACCGCAACGCGGTGCCCTTCGACCCGCGCCCGCCGATGAACCCCTCGGGCCTGCGCATCGGCACGCCCGCGCTCGCCTCGCGCGGGTTCGACGAGGCCGCCTTCACCGAGGTGGCCGACATCATCGGCACCGCCCTCGCGGCCGGGAAGGGTGCCGACGTGGCGGCCCTGCGCGCCCGGGTGAGCAAGCTGGCCCAGGACTACCCGCTCTACGAGGGGCTCGAGGACTGGAAGATCGTGTGA
- a CDS encoding TetR/AcrR family transcriptional regulator: protein MTSTPRTRAREQTMRDIVRIGREHLVASGPAALSLRAVARDLGVVSSAVYRYVRNRDELLTLLVVDAYDELGDAVDSAVDPNAAPPEQFRQLGRAVRAWALGEPARYALLYGTPVPGYEAPGEQTIAPGTRVIVGLMAVLERAHLQRTGRVDGRVATPPAMPAEEGAGTSGHLTADFARIREEFGLTLPDDALARGVLTWAALFGAVSFEVFDQYGSDTFTDPGALFELHLAHLAQMAGL, encoded by the coding sequence ATGACGTCGACACCACGCACCCGGGCGCGCGAGCAGACCATGCGCGACATCGTCCGTATCGGACGCGAGCACCTCGTCGCCTCCGGCCCGGCGGCGCTGTCACTTCGGGCCGTGGCGCGCGACCTGGGCGTCGTCTCTTCCGCGGTGTATCGGTACGTGCGCAACCGCGACGAGCTGCTGACGCTGCTGGTGGTCGACGCCTACGACGAGCTCGGCGACGCCGTGGACTCCGCCGTGGATCCGAATGCCGCACCGCCCGAGCAGTTCCGGCAACTCGGGCGGGCGGTGCGGGCGTGGGCGCTGGGCGAACCCGCCCGCTACGCGCTCCTGTACGGCACGCCCGTCCCCGGCTACGAGGCGCCCGGCGAGCAGACGATCGCGCCGGGCACCCGCGTGATCGTCGGGCTCATGGCGGTCCTCGAGAGGGCCCACCTGCAGAGGACGGGTCGGGTAGATGGGCGCGTCGCGACGCCGCCGGCGATGCCCGCCGAGGAGGGAGCCGGTACCTCGGGCCACCTCACCGCCGACTTCGCGCGGATCCGCGAAGAGTTCGGCCTCACCCTGCCCGACGATGCCCTGGCGCGCGGGGTTCTCACGTGGGCCGCGCTGTTCGGGGCCGTCAGCTTCGAGGTGTTCGACCAGTACGGCTCCGACACGTTCACCGACCCCGGCGCGCTCTTCGAGCTGCACCTGGCGCACCTGGCACAGATGGCCGGGCTCTGA
- a CDS encoding NAD-dependent epimerase/dehydratase family protein translates to MTETHAVVTGAGPVGTTIALQLAGEGRPVRLLTRSGSGPEHSLIERVRADVAQPGELARHLEGADALFHCIHGSAYSAKAWARELPQADSIAMDAAAAAAVPVVFPESLYSYDLSAMPMTEENPRAARRGKGGVRAGLLRARAEHAAATVSVVASDFYGPHVRMAHAGDRMVPLVLEGKKITVMGSADVPHSFTYVPDLAAAMIAAAGERAAWNRVLHAPTAPAVTQRRMVEEFAAAAGVPAPRVAVLPAWALQAVGVVMPSVRELAETMPQFTAEFVIDSAATERLLGRAPTPLADGAAETVRWWRAAERLAA, encoded by the coding sequence ATGACTGAAACGCATGCCGTGGTCACCGGCGCCGGACCCGTCGGCACCACCATCGCGTTGCAGCTCGCCGGGGAGGGCAGGCCGGTCCGCCTGCTCACCCGGTCCGGTAGCGGCCCCGAGCACTCATTGATCGAGCGGGTCCGTGCGGACGTCGCTCAGCCCGGCGAGCTGGCCCGGCACCTGGAGGGCGCCGACGCGCTGTTCCACTGCATCCACGGCAGCGCCTACAGCGCCAAGGCGTGGGCGCGGGAACTTCCGCAGGCGGACTCGATCGCGATGGATGCGGCCGCCGCGGCAGCGGTGCCCGTCGTGTTCCCGGAGAGCCTGTACTCCTACGACCTGTCGGCGATGCCGATGACCGAGGAGAACCCGCGCGCGGCGCGGCGCGGGAAGGGCGGGGTGCGGGCCGGGCTGCTGCGCGCCCGGGCGGAGCACGCGGCCGCGACCGTCAGCGTCGTCGCCTCCGACTTCTACGGGCCCCACGTGCGCATGGCCCACGCCGGCGATCGGATGGTCCCGCTGGTGCTGGAGGGAAAGAAGATCACGGTGATGGGGTCGGCCGACGTGCCGCACTCGTTCACCTACGTCCCCGACCTGGCGGCCGCGATGATCGCCGCCGCCGGCGAGCGCGCCGCATGGAACCGGGTGCTCCACGCGCCCACCGCGCCGGCCGTGACCCAGCGCCGGATGGTCGAGGAGTTCGCCGCGGCCGCCGGGGTGCCGGCGCCCAGGGTGGCGGTGCTGCCCGCCTGGGCGCTGCAGGCGGTCGGCGTCGTGATGCCGTCCGTGCGTGAGCTGGCGGAGACGATGCCGCAGTTCACCGCGGAGTTCGTCATCGACTCCGCGGCCACCGAACGGTTGCTGGGGCGCGCCCCGACCCCGCTCGCCGACGGGGCGGCGGAGACGGTGCGGTGGTGGCGCGCGGCGGAGCGGCTCGCGGCGTGA
- a CDS encoding PhoH family protein: protein MTGTNDRCTFVVDTSVLLSDPWAVTRFAEHEVVLPLVVIGELEGKRHHHELGWFAREALRLLDDLRMEHRRLDVPIPIGGDGGTLRVELNHSDQSVLPSGFRADTNDARILACALNLQAEGRRVTLVTKDTPLRVKAGAVGLAADEYHAQDVAASGWTGMVDAEVPSAEIDMLFADGTLDADEFRDLPCHTGVRLVGESSSALGRVTADKRVRLVRGDREAFGIRGRSAEQRIALDLLMDESVGIVSLGGRAGTGKSALALCAGLEAVLERRRHRKVVVFRPLYAVGGQNLGYLPGSESEKMGPWAQAVFDTLEGLAEPHTIEEIVARGMLEVLPLTHIRGRSLHDSFVIVDEAQSLERNVLLTVLSRLGTGSRVVLTHDVAQRDNLRVGRHDGVSAVIEKLKGHPLFAHITLHRSERSEIAELVTEMLEEFTPGA from the coding sequence GTGACTGGTACGAACGACCGCTGCACCTTCGTTGTCGACACCTCGGTGCTGCTGTCCGACCCGTGGGCGGTGACCCGCTTCGCCGAGCATGAGGTGGTGCTGCCGCTGGTGGTGATCGGCGAACTCGAAGGCAAGCGCCATCACCACGAGCTCGGCTGGTTCGCACGCGAGGCGCTGCGGCTGCTCGACGACCTGCGCATGGAACACCGGCGGCTCGACGTCCCCATCCCCATCGGCGGCGACGGCGGCACTCTGCGTGTGGAGCTCAACCACAGCGACCAGTCGGTGCTGCCGTCGGGGTTCCGCGCCGACACCAACGACGCACGCATCCTCGCCTGCGCGCTGAACCTGCAGGCGGAGGGCCGCCGGGTCACGCTGGTCACCAAGGACACGCCGCTGCGCGTCAAGGCCGGCGCGGTGGGGCTGGCGGCGGACGAGTACCACGCGCAGGACGTCGCGGCGAGCGGATGGACCGGCATGGTCGATGCGGAGGTGCCGTCGGCCGAGATCGACATGCTCTTCGCCGACGGCACGCTGGACGCCGACGAGTTCCGCGACCTGCCCTGCCACACCGGAGTGCGGCTGGTGGGCGAATCGTCCAGCGCGCTCGGCAGGGTGACCGCCGACAAGCGGGTGCGGTTGGTGCGCGGCGACCGCGAGGCGTTCGGCATCCGGGGCCGGTCCGCCGAGCAGCGCATCGCGCTCGACCTGCTCATGGATGAGTCGGTGGGGATCGTGTCGCTCGGCGGGCGTGCAGGCACGGGCAAGTCGGCGCTCGCGTTGTGCGCGGGGCTGGAGGCCGTGCTGGAGCGGCGGCGGCACCGCAAGGTGGTCGTGTTCCGGCCGCTGTACGCGGTCGGTGGCCAGAACCTCGGCTACTTGCCGGGCAGCGAGTCGGAGAAGATGGGGCCCTGGGCGCAGGCCGTGTTCGACACCCTGGAGGGCCTGGCCGAGCCGCACACCATCGAGGAGATCGTGGCGCGCGGAATGCTCGAGGTGCTGCCGTTGACGCACATCCGCGGGCGGTCGCTGCACGACTCGTTCGTCATCGTCGACGAGGCGCAGTCGCTCGAGCGCAACGTGCTCCTCACCGTGCTCTCTCGGCTGGGCACCGGTTCGCGGGTGGTGCTCACACACGACGTCGCCCAGCGCGACAACCTGCGGGTGGGCCGGCACGACGGGGTGTCCGCGGTGATCGAGAAGCTCAAGGGGCATCCGCTGTTCGCGCACATCACCCTGCACCGTAGCGAGCGCTCCGAGATCGCCGAGCTGGTCACCGAGATGCTCGAGGAATTCACGCCGGGGGCGTGA